Proteins from a single region of Ogataea parapolymorpha DL-1 chromosome IV, whole genome shotgun sequence:
- a CDS encoding Deoxyuridine 5'-triphosphate nucleotidohydrolase, protein MQPLKVYLRSPKAKAPTRGSALAAGYDLYSSEKAVIPGHGQGLVATDISIIVPEGTYGRVAPRSGLAVKHGISTGAGVIDADYRGEVKVVLFNHSSKDFEINEGDRIAQLVLEKIVMAEVNELTTEQWEEETTERGEGGFGSTGGFGKK, encoded by the coding sequence ATGCAGCCCCTGAAAGTGTACCTCCGTTCTCCAAAAGCCAAAGCCCCAACTCGAGGTTCTGCATTGGCTGCTGGGTATGACTTGTACTCCTCTGAGAAGGCAGTGATTCCTGGACACGGCCAAGGACTGGTGGCTACTGACATCAGCATTATCGTCCCCGAAGGTACATACGGACGCGTGGCTCCTCGTTCTGGACTTGCAGTCAAGCATGGAATTTCAACCGGTGCCGGAGTCATTGATGCTGACTATCGTGGAGAAGTGAAAGTCGTTCTTTTCAACCACTCCAGTAAAGACTTTGAAATCAACGAAGGTGACCGCATTGCACAGCTTGTACTCGAAAAAATTGTGATGGCTGAGGTCAACGAGTTGACCACCGAGCAATGGGAAGAAGAGACTACTGAGAGAGGTGAGGGGGGATTCGGATCTActggaggatttggaaagAAATAA
- a CDS encoding U4/U6.U5 tri-snRNP-associated protein 1, with protein sequence MEVSLSVEETNQLRAKLGLPLISTGDRPSETKRKNNDLDETNKIRSQLGLPLITSEKADNDPEYENYRRVEDERMKQKQLDELQQRISKTKSDLHRHKLESGETLLARLDKEENTDDEWLAKLGTSQQVKVTRKRKATLEDDDLQGVSVAHNKEDYAELLGESQEVVFTLKDKSVFDEEEDQLESHELAKRRRVKEFLEGQVKENKNGDNKEQDNGFKIGEKIIPKRQTKKLVSLDLDDDEQESQPSDYSAPVIKRLKSKVRNKRSDKEELKEANFQRLKLINEDLEKEDDIELNKFLSASRRQRQESRPIAIEEHQQEEGAVVLDEDADFLEKLNGDDTVEKSENVEEVAEVADTTESNSSLTHVSEKLAVLHDEVDANMGLSRTLKLLKDRAELASKSDGSKINLVYRDDKGRVLNQKEAYKYLSHRFHGHKK encoded by the coding sequence ATGGAAGTGTCCCTTTCCGTTGAGGAAACGAACCAATTGCGGGCAAAATTGGGTCTTCCATTGATTTCTACAGGTGATAGGCCTTCAGAAACTAAAAGAAAGAACAATGACTTAGATGAAACGAACAAGATACGATCACAATTAGGACTGCCTTTGATCACAtcagaaaaagcagatAATGACCCGGAGTACGAAAACTATAGGAGAGTGGAGGATGAACGCATGAAGCAAAAACAATTAGAtgagctgcagcagcgaaTATCCAAAACCAAGAGCGATTTACATCGGCATAAGCTGGAATCAGGGGAAACGCTTTTAGCGAGATTAGACAAGGAAGAGAACACCGACGATGAGTGGCTCGCTAAGCTGGGCACTTCACAGCAAGTAAAAGTAACACGCAAGAGAAAGGCAACTTTGGAGGATGATGATCTACAGGGTGTAAGTGTTGCTCACAATAAAGAGGATTATGCGGAGCTACTCGGAGAAAGCCAAGAAGTGGTATTCACATTAAAAGACAAGAGTGTGtttgacgaagaagaagaccagcTTGAAAGCCATGAGCTTGCAAAACGCAGGCGAGTGAAAGAATTTTTGGAGGGCCAGGTGAAAGAGAACAAGAACGGCGATAATAAAGAACAAGATAATGGATTCAAAATTGGGGAGAAAATAATTCCAAAGAGGCAAACAAAGAAACTTGTTTCATTGGATTTGGATGATGACGAGCAGGAGTCCCAGCCATCTGACTATAGTGCCCCAGTAATTAAGAGATTAAAGAGTAAGGTTAGAAACAAGCGGAGTGATAAAGAAGAGCTGAAGGAAGCTAATTTTCAGCGATTGAAGCTGATCAAtgaggatttggaaaagGAAGACGACATCGAGCTGAACAAATTCTTGTCTGCTTCAAGACGACAAAGACAGGAATCACGACCTATAGCGATCGAAGAACACCAACAGGAAGAAGGAGCCGTGGTTTTGGATGAAGACGCAGATTTCTTGGAGAAGCTCAACGGTGACGACACCGTCGAAAAATCTGAGAACGTTGAAGAGGTTGCTGAGGTTGCTGACACGACGGAATCCAACTCTAGCCTCACTCATgtctctgaaaaactcGCTGTGCTCCATGACGAAGTCGATGCGAATATGGGACTTTCCCGTACTCTTaagcttttgaaagacAGAGCAGAGCTCGCCTCAAAATCTGACGGGTCCAAAATTAACTTGGTTTATCGAGACGACAAGGGTAGGGTTCTCAACCAGAAAGAAGCCTACAAGTACCTGTCTCATCGATTCCATGGACATAAGAAATAG
- a CDS encoding Nitrogen catabolite repression transcriptional regulator, which produces MVHYIIDESDPKESGLEAPYIKLYSLATPNGQKVSILLELLGLDYHVRKIDIMRGECKEDWYLQFNPNGRIPSLTDVSANGKVTHVNESAAIMMYLCDKYDKDRKYSYEYGTDLYYEQLEWVFFQMAGLGPMKGQYHHFVYYAPEKIPYAIERYKNETIRLFSVLEERLARNKTGYLVGDHLSIADLCSWPWVNSRRLEEVENFPRLCQWLRNIGEIEAVKRGSKIPE; this is translated from the coding sequence ATGGTTCACTACATTATTGACGAAAGCGACCCTAAAGAATCTGGACTGGAGGCTCCTTACATTAAGCTGTACTCTCTGGCTACTCCGAACGGCCAGAAGGTGTCGATTCTGCTTGAATTACTAGGTCTGGATTACCATGTCCGCAAGATTGATATCATGAGAGGTGAATGTAAGGAGGATTGGTATCTCCAATTCAATCCCAACGGAAGAATTCCTTCTCTAACCGATGTTTCCGCCAATGGAAAAGTGACCCATGTGAATGAGAGTGCTGCCATTATGATGTACCTTTGTGACAAATACGACAAGGACAGAAAATACAGTTATGAATACGGCACTGACCTGTACTACGAACAATTGGAGTGGGTCTTCTTCCAGATGGCTGGTCTGGGTCCAATGAAGGGCCAGTACCACCATTTTGTTTACTACGCTCCGGAGAAGATTCCATATGCAATTGAGAGATATAAAAATGAGACAATTAGATTATtctctgttttggaagagagACTTGCCCGCAACAAGACCGGTTATTTAGTGGGTGACCACCTGTCAATTGCCGATCTCTGCTCCTGGCCTTGGGTCAACTCTCGCAGATTAGAGGAAGTCGAGAATTTCCCAAGACTCTGTCAATGGCTTAGAAACATCGGAGAGATCGAGGCCGTCAAGCGTGGATCCAAGATCCCTGAGTAG
- a CDS encoding ribonuclease III, which translates to MSKRRSIAHADETPDEMALDAEHNPEVGLTSRSAVTIEYAVTQLQHSIRQIIKESLNTEQLRNCLANIQKQNDGKEVLLAVERSQKLQLAARLKDLYENGKLKIFEQIADFDESIKLKGSSKMRLKLKRPKHDTNSNTDSPNMSMPPLPKIEDPVIEARVFTHRSAVSNTKHLSKKEILESNNERLEFLGDSIINNLVTQILFERYPSFDEGELSILRSQLISNSSLGEFSEKYGFPEKLVVNFAKDAAFQKGKHKIYSDVFEAYVGGLYVDSNYSNLDTIKKWLEQLITPRLSKLTERFNLKNLNNDAKAQLYALIGSAALPPRYITKQTGNGFDVSFIVQCMIGDEIIGEGEGSNLKQAGLRAAEDALSKREVIEKYIKLREATPKEVSVVPNTIQENTKVNTQQLKLNPENDNITLPALVPQSEVDAMSSDKLYAILSKSKVLPVYKTVTRGQEFETTLLINDVAACISSAPSKKKSRNQCAAFVLAHPGILPRCHAFVD; encoded by the coding sequence atgTCCAAACGCAGGAGTATAGCACACGCAGATGAGACACCTGATGAGATGGCCCTTGACGCAGAGCACAATCCAGAAGTTGGGCTTACATCCAGAAGTGCGGTCACAATTGAGTACGCTGTCACCCAATTGCAGCATAGCATCCGTCAGATAATCAAGGAGTCGTTAAATACTGAACAGTTGCGCAACTGTCTGGCCAACATACAGAAACAAAACGATGGAAAAGAGGTTCTGCTGGCCGTTGAGCGAAGTCAGAAGCTTCAGCTCGCTGCGAGGCTGAAAGATCTCTATGAGAATGGAAAGCTAAAAATATTTGAGCAAATAGCAGATTTTGATGAGAGCATAAAGTTGAAGGGATCAAGCAAAATGAGactcaaactcaaaagaCCAAAGCACGATACAAACTCGAATACGGATTCACCCAATATGAGCATGCCTCCACTTCCTAAAATCGAGGACCCGGTCATAGAAGCCAGAGTCTTTACACATCGTTCTGCAGTCAGTAATACCAAACACCtttccaagaaagagattttggagtcgAATAACGAACGATTAGAGTTCTTGGGAGATTCgatcatcaacaacctcgtTACACAGATACTGTTCGAACGATACCCAAGCTTCGACGAGGGAGAATTATCCATTTTACGTTCACAGCTAATCAGTAACAGCTCTCTGGGCGAATTCTCTGAAAAGTACGGATTTCCTGAAAAGCTGGTTGTGAATTTTGCCAAGGATGCTGCATTCCAGAAGGGTAAACACAAGATTTACTCAGACGTCTTTGAAGCTTATGTTGGCGGGCTGTACGTGGATAGCAACTACTCTAACTTGGACACGATTAAAAAGTGGCTAGAACAACTTATCACACCACGGCTTTCCAAGCTAACCGAGAGATTCAATCTGAAGAATCTCAACAATGACGCAAAGGCACAACTGTACGCTCTCATAGGTTCGGCTGCACTTCCTCCACGCTATATCACCAAACAAACAGGAAACGGTTTTGATGTTTCTTTTATTGTTCAATGTATGATTGGTGATGAAATAattggagaaggagaaggatCCAACTTAAAACAGGCCGGACTTAGAGCCGCAGAAGACGCGTTGAGCAAGAGGGAAGTCATTGAAAAGTACATCAAGCTGCGGGAAGCCACCCCGAAGGAAGTTTCCGTTGTTCCGAACACCATACAGGAAAATACCAAGGTGAATACGCAACAGCTGAAACTAAACCCTGAAAACGATAATATAACTCTACCGGCACTAGTGCCGCAGTCAGAGGTGGACGCGATGTCGTCCGACAAGCTCTACGCtattttgtcaaaaagTAAGGTTTTGCCGGTCTACAAAACTGTTACCAGAGGTCAAGAATTTGAGACCACTCTACTGATAAACGACGTGGCAGCCTGCATATCATCTGCTCCgagcaagaaaaagtcGCGAAATCAATGTGCCGCATTTGTTCTCGCCCACCCCGGAATTCTGCCCCGTTGTCACGCATTTGTTGATTGA
- a CDS encoding NADH-ubiquinone oxidoreductase subunit, mitochondrial, whose protein sequence is MFGERTILGSRSWAFFLRRCGEAGNRRFSTSGFRFQDVEVKVDGVSVKIEAGSSIIQAADKAGIMIPRYCYHDKLAIAGNCRMCLVEVEKSPKMAAACAMPVMNGMSVLTNSEKVKKAREGITEFLLYNHPLDCPVCDQGGECDLQEQTLRYGSDRGRFHEVSGKRAVENKALGPLIKTSMNRCIHCTRCVRFLNDVAGAPEMGSTGRGNDLQIGTYVERNVNSEMSGNVIDLCPVGALTSKPYAFKARPWELKRTETIDVMDGLGSAIRVDSRGSEIMRVLPRLNDEINEEWISDKTRFSYDGLAVQRLTKPMIKVDHMFADATWHDVLSLIKEKYEQLKPAENEVKGIAGALADVESMVALKDLINRMNSENLNLDVPITNIPSIDFRSNYLFNSTIERIDECDQLLLIGTNPRHEAPCLNAKLRNRWLNSNMEASLIGEEFDSTFEYEYFGSSANDLVKALKGKLGDKLANAQKPMVIVGSGVLENRDSLAIQKILSLFAAGKPNFNNDDWKAINLLHREAARTGALDIGFYTESPKVKSANPKIVFLLGADEVDPTAIPKESFVIYIGSHGDVGASLADVILPGAAFTEKSATYVNTEGRAQLTRAALGPPGSARHDWQIIKAISEYVGLGLPYEHEMQLRSRMLNIAPHLVNYDVVEPTSTELYTLSLNIAATVKVGAIKGETLKNPIENFYFTDVISRNSKTMAQCVGSFGPKIEKIQDENAHLYLGIT, encoded by the coding sequence ATGTTTGGGGAGCGAACAATACTGGGCTCACGGTCTTGGGCGTTTTTCCTTAGGAGATGTGGGGAAGCAGGTAATCGAAGATTCAGTACAAGCGGATTCCGTTTCCAAGATGTCGAAGTCAAGGTTGATGGTGTTAGCGTGAAAATTGAGGCAGGGTCTTCAATCATTCAAGCGGCAGATAAGGCTGGTATCATGATCCCGAGATATTGCTACCATGACAAACTGGCTATTGCAGGAAATTGTCGTATGTGTCTTGTTGAGGTTGAGAAGTCTCCCAAGATGGCTGCTGCCTGTGCCATGCCGGTTATGAATGGAATGTCCGTGCTCACGAATTCTGAAAAGGTAAAGAAAGCTAGAGAAGGAATTACAGAATTCTTGCTTTACAACCACCCTCTTGATTGTCCTGTGTGTGACCAAGGTGGAGAATGTGATCTCCAAGAACAAACACTTCGGTACGGTTCTGACAGGGGCCGCTTTCATGAGGTGTCTGGTAAACGAGCTGTCGAGAACAAGGCCCTTGGCCCGTTGATCAAAACGTCGATGAACAGATGTATTCACTGTACTCGATGTGTGAGATTTTTGAATGACGTTGCTGGGGCCCCAGAAATGGGAAGCACGGGTAGAGGCAATGATCTCCAGATTGGCACTTATGTGGAGAGAAACGTGAACTCCGAAATGAGTGGAAACGTGATTGATTTGTGTCCGGTCGGAGCTCTGACTTCGAAGCCTTACGCTTTTAAGGCACGTCCTTGGGAATTAAAGCGTACTGAGACAATAGATGTGATGGACGGTTTGGGTTCTGCTATACGTGTTGACAGCAGAGGTTCTGAAATTATGAGAGTTCTTCCTAGActcaacgacgagatcaatGAGGAATGGATAAGTGATAAGACCAGATTCAGTTACGACGGGCTTGCAGTTCAAAGACTGACTAAGCCAATGATCAAGGTGGATCACATGTTCGCCGATGCGACCTGGCACGATGTGCTGAGCCTGATTAAGGAGAAATACGAACAGCTGAAACCGGCCGAAAACGAGGTCAAAGGAATTGCTGGAGCTCTGGCAGACGTTGAGAGTATGGTTGCTCTGAAAGATTTGATCAACAGAATGAATTCTGAAAACCTAAATCTTGATGTTCCTATCACCAATATTCCTTCGATTGATTTCCGCTCTAACTATCTGTTCAATTCAACCATCGAGCGCATCGACGAATGCGATCAATTGCTTTTGATTGGCACGAACCCAAGGCACGAGGCGCCTTGCTTAAACGCAAAGTTGAGAAATAGATGGCTCAACTCTAACATGGAGGCTTCTTTGATTGGTGAAGAATTTGACTCAACCTTTGAATACGAATACTTCGGGTCTTCTGCAAACGATTTGGTCAAGGCATTGAAGGGTAAACTTGGTGATAAGTTAGCGAATGCCCAAAAGCCAATGGTTATCGTCGGTTCCGGTGTGTTGGAAAATAGGGACTCGCTCGCAATTCAGAAGATCCTTTCCTTATTCGCTGCCGGAAAGCCAAACTTCAACAACGATGATTGGAAAGCAATCAACTTACTCCACAGAGAAGCAGCTAGAACTGGTGCCTTGGATATCGGGTTCTACACCGAAAGCCCCAAGGTGAAGTCTGCTAATCCAAAAATTGTTTTCTTGTTGGGTGCAGATGAGGTTGATCCGACAGCCATCCCTAAAGAGTCGTTTGTTATTTACATTGGCTCTCACGGAGATGTTGGTGCTTCTTTGGCAGATGTGATTCTTCCGGGGGCAGCATTCACCGAAAAGAGCGCGACTTACGTTAACACTGAAGGCCGTGCTCAACTTACCCGTGCGGCACTTGGACCTCCAGGTTCTGCTAGACACGATTGGCAAATTATAAAAGCTATAAGCGAATATGTGGGTCTCGGGCTACCATATGAACATGAAATGCAATTGAGGTCCAGAATGTTAAACATTGCTCCACATTTGGTGAACTACGACGTTGTTGAACCCACGTCTACTGAACTTTACACTTTGAGCTTGAATATCGCTGCCACCGTCAAAGTGGGTGCTATCAAAGGTGAGACCTTGAAGAATCCAATAGAGAACTTCTATTTCACGGACGTCATTTCTAGAAACTCCAAAACCATGGCCCAGTGTGTGGGAAGCTTTGGACCCAAGATTGAGAAGATCCAGGACGAGAACGCTCATCTTTACCTAGGTATCACATGA
- a CDS encoding Kinetochore protein mis13: MSAKQRPKQKETTAGQINSSTTLEKGGSGRLGKFLSQESIDKSTLTQANGDFEEEDDGFVFKRASQQQVQKKVPGKRGRPPGSKNKPKPAVKKEPQKRQKVTRKAPEPKPPKTSLLDELEQDSIEDSEEEDKIFSMDSSFQPPKAAKKSNIIPKSKTSEKRTRKPRSTKTPAKEPQNETQLGAATVHDLIPESPKPVLPKQSTLSKILSQARTKEVKPEYETKKRRSSLSNRGKRLSSVGNGFIAEPDREIPVEELYKHVSQDLPDPHKMRQLMVWCAKRGASKAPRKKISTAESIANVIEDELIRDLADGKINTSWWLAEDDVDEGDHGSNANLNKPIIVLPNKANQENMHTLELYEKKLAELNKEEAQWMEVRKIAKLPKIQVDTSLQHDNLIQEKLGEIVDHLESLESYKARLDKLRLLRVLENIKLMVHKLKQSKNAVNTLTEATIREISRKMTQLIDHDNDGNKVSSLDLLKGFSELG, from the coding sequence ATGTCCGCGAAACAGCGACCTAAGCAGAAAGAGACAACCGCTGGTCAAATTAACTCTTCCACCACATTGGAGAAAGGTGGTTCTGGGAGACTAGGGAAGTTTCTATCCCAGGAGTCGATCGACAAATCAACTCTTACGCAAGCGAATGGGGATtttgaggaagaagacgatGGTTTTGTTTTCAAAAGGGCGTCCCAGCAGCAAGTACAAAAAAAGGTCCCGGGAAAACGTGGACGTCCTCCTGGGTCGAAGAATAAGCCAAAGCCTGCCGTGAAAAAGGAGCCACAAAAGAGACAAAAAGTTACTCGAAAAGCACCCGAGCCCAAACCTCCCAAGACCAGCCTTTTGGACGAACTCGAACAAGATTCAATAGAGgattctgaagaagaagataAGATATTCTCCATGGattcttctttccaacCACCAAAAGCCGcaaagaaatcaaacaTTATTCCGAAGAGCAAGACATCAGAAAAACGCACGCGTAAGCCACGAAGCACCAAAACTCCCGCAAAGGAGCCCCAAAATGAGACACAACTTGGGGCAGCAACTGTCCACGATTTGATACCCGAAAGCCCCAAACCTGTTCTCCCAAAACAATCTACTCTCTCCAAAATTTTATCTCAGGCGCGAACTAAGGAGGTCAAACCGGAATACGAGACTAAAAAACGCAGATCGTCGTTGAGTAATAGAGGCAAACGATTATCGTCAGTAGGTAACGGTTTTATTGCTGAGCCAGACCGCGAAATACCTGTCGAGGAACTATATAAGCATGTCTCACAAGACCTACCGGATCCGCACAAAATGAGACAACTGATGGTTTGGTGTGCCAAAAGAGGAGCGAGTAAAGCTCccagaaagaaaatcaGTACCGCAGAGAGCATAGCCAATGTGATCGAAGATGAACTAATCAGAGACCTAGCCGACGggaaaataaataccaGTTGGTGGCTGGCAGAAGACGATGTCGACGAAGGCGACCACGGCAGTAACGCAAATCTTAATAAGCCAATCATTGTTTTGCCCAACAAGGCCAACCAAGAAAACATGCACACGCTTGAACTgtacgaaaaaaagctcgCGGAACTTAATAAAGAGGAAGCCCAATGGATGGAAGTCAGAAAAATAGCAAAACTGCCCAAAATTCAGGTCGATACATCACTGCAACATGATAACCTAATACAAGAGAAGCTGGGCGAAATTGTGGATCACTTAGAGTCATTGGAGTCTTACAAAGCGCGACTGGACAAACTTCGCTTACTGCgcgttctggaaaacatcAAACTGATGGTGCATAAATTAAAGCAATCTAAAAATGCAGTCAACACATTGACTGAGGCTACAATCCGTGAGATATCGCGCAAGATGACTCAACTGATTGACCACGATAACGACGGCAATAAAGTGTCGTCGCTGGATCTGCTCAAAGGGTTTTCTGAGCTGGGGTAA
- a CDS encoding Splicing factor 3B subunit 2: MVHKTKNQLRRERAKQRKGLPGTVQRQLPEIKTDVDEVEAPDSPVDVVVEDAPVDGFADYQAIFDKFNKPRESPTAEGHDNEQKTEETKSEYEGFEKDDLPEQLSKRQFKRKYQIPLAYLKAESDKPELLEMADVNSPDPRLLVYLKTLHNAIPVPQHWGAAKGFLMGRRNYDRPPYQLPKFIADTGIIQMRSSMNDKETTLKQRMRERVQPRMGQLDIDFNKLYDAFFKNQTKPDLLRYGEVYFEGLESIELLGPFKVSKYRPGVMSARLREALGMIGPKSRLPPWYEKFQKLGPPPAYPYMRINSDGTVSFDNDQRTVVNRAEPVDRTRWGELEEIYESESEEEADQGEEEEEKEQRTSRTEQESDTQYVASAGDVFIDSLEAKNVPLNNSQVQQDANENDDGYPKKLYTVLKEKKGGQHESIYGSETLAYDLKRTGDEESVPPSKRRKELHNHEKKEEKFRF; the protein is encoded by the coding sequence ATGGTTCACAAAACCAAAAACCAGCTCCGAAGGGAACGGGCGAAACAGAGGAAGGGCTTGCCTGGGACTGTCCAGCGGCAGCTTCCCGAAATCAAAACCGACGTAGATGAGGTGGAAGCACCGGACTCCCCTGTGGACGTGGTTGTGGAAGACGCCCCAGTAGACGGTTTTGCTGACTACCAGGCTATTTTTGATAAATTCAATAAGCCAAGGGAATCACCAACTGCGGAAGGACATGACAATGAACAGAAAACAGAAGAGACGAAGTCGGAGTACGAGGGTTTTGAGAAAGATGATCTCCCCGAGCAGCTGTCAAAACGTCAGTTCAAGAGGAAATACCAGATCCCATTGGCATACTTGAAAGCTGAGTCGGACAAGCCTGAACTTCTGGAGATGGCAGACGTTAATTCTCCAGACCCGCGACTTCTCGTGTATCTGAAGACACTCCACAATGCGATTCCTGTTCCGCAACACTGGGGCGCTGCTAAAGGCTTTTTAATGGGCAGAAGAAATTACGACAGACCTCCTTACCAGTTGCCCAAATTCATTGCTGATACGGGAATCATACAGATGAGGAGCTCTATGAATGATAAAGAAACAACCCTGAAACAACGAATGAGAGAAAGAGTTCAACCACGTATGGGTCAACTGGACATcgatttcaacaaattATACGAcgcatttttcaaaaaccaGACGAAGCCGGATCTCCTGCGCTATGGAGAAGTCTATTTCGAAGGTTTGGAGAGCATCGAGCTCCTTGGTCCGTTCAAAGTCAGCAAATATCGTCCAGGTGTGATGAGTGCTCGGCTCCGTGAAGCTCTGGGCATGATTGGACCCAAATCGAGATTGCCACCATGGTATGAGAAGTTTCAAAAGCTTGGACCGCCGCCAGCTTATCCTTATATGCGTATCAACTCGGACGGGACTGTCTCTTTTGACAACGACCAAAGAACTGTGGTCAATAGAGCAGAGCCTGTGGATCGCACCAGATGGGGAGAACTGGAAGAAATATATGAAAGCGAGAGCGAAGAGGAAGCAGACCAAGgggaagaggaggaagagaaagaaCAGCGCACCTCACGAACTGAACAAGAGTCGGATACACAGTATGTCGCTTCTGCAGGAGATGTGTTCATTGATAGTCTTGAAGCTAAAAATGTTCCATTAAACAACTCTCAAGTACAACAGGACGCCAACGAAAATGATGATGGGTACCCTAAGAAGCTCTACACAgttttgaaggagaaaaagggTGGTCAGCACGAGAGCATCTACGGCTCTGAAACCCTCGCATACGATTTGAAACGCACCGGAGACGAGGAGTCTGTGCCACCTTCGAAGAGGCGCAAGGAACTACACAATCacgaaaagaaggaagagaaaTTTAGATTTTGA